The following DNA comes from Calditrichota bacterium.
GGTGCGGACCGCTGAAGCCAAGTCTGACGAGTCGTTGAATCAGCTCCCGTCGATTAGTCGGCTTCAACTTCAGCCAACGCTGGTTCTGGATTTATATCCATACCCTCGATCACCGGAAGCGTCTCGCCGAGTCGATTGGTGATAAGAATCCAATCCTCGATGACCTCGCGAAGTTCCTCCCGGCAGGCTTCAAGAGTCGCACCGTTCGCCCAACACCCCGGCAATTCATCAACCCATCCAAAAAAGGGATTGGGGTCCTCAATGATCTTATAGTGCGCCTTGGAAAGGGCGATTTGTATATATTCGGTTAACATAGAGTTATGATCAAAGTTATTTCTTGTTCGAGTCTAAAAAATAGGTGCGTTTCTGTGCTGTCAGGTGTCCTCACCTGACAGCCACTCCCACGTTT
Coding sequences within:
- a CDS encoding type II toxin-antitoxin system HicB family antitoxin translates to MLTEYIQIALSKAHYKIIEDPNPFFGWVDELPGCWANGATLEACREELREVIEDWILITNRLGETLPVIEGMDINPEPALAEVEAD